In the genome of Impatiens glandulifera chromosome 6, dImpGla2.1, whole genome shotgun sequence, the window TCTTCATGAACAAGCTTCAATTACCCAGTACTAATCAATTTTTGCCGAAATTTGCATAAACGAAGATGATAAAAACTCGTTAAATGGGATGACAGAGATTTTTCCGATAccgtttaattaatttattcagtTTGCTACTCCATCTTTTATTGTTACGTACATGCGTTTGTAATCAccttaaaatcatttttattattggaaatttatcatattatttaacatttagttttatatttagttttttttgttcaaattattttttaatttaatttttatttgtaactttttatttgaattaatgataaaaaaaattcaaaaaaatatcacttataaaaataatacaagtaATGAAGAACCTCAACTGGAATTATTTGGGCCTCTCTTAGGCGGGCCGGTCCACATTAAGAATCAGGCCTTCTTTCATAATCAAttggattttgttttaaaaaattgggtTGGAAATTTGAAGGCTTCTTATgcaacattaataattaaatagcccattaaattgatttattttttgggTCAATAGGCTGATTGAAAACAATTTAtggagttttatttttatataagtatGAACACAaaaatattctataaattatttctcattcatttaaagaaaacaaacgttaaaatagaaaatttacttattgatgatttataaacttgtaaaataaaatttaagttaaaataatattaattatattttattattatgtttatttataattaagcataaaattaatttaagaatcttaataaataatacttaaaaaaagttcatggttataaaattaattatttatttgaataattgataaaaaaaaatatcacttttttttttctgtaaaatcttttaaaaacgtaaaatcaaaataatttataaatttgtaaaatcatACCAATTTTAAAAACGTAAATTTGAAATCgtaaaatttatatagtttgaAAATTTACCTAAATCAATCTctttaaatacttaaattataatattttataaatcaattcataattttaattttcttgatCTTAGTTGGATTAccctataattaatttttttatgggCTATCTTGGTGTAGAAAACCGTCGAACTTTTATTGATCTTAGTCGTTcgatttatataatttataatattattatgattcttTTTTAGATTCATTCCGATTCCGAAAAGCCGATAGAGTACGTcggagagttaatcgttcttctcgaaGACTTACAGCTCGATAATTTATTGAGTaacgttttttaatttaaacaattttcatcttttttaatatatatggacatttatttatatatatattaaataataaagaataatctgaaaaaaaattgtaaaatttttaaCTACTGCAATTATTTTAACaatgaaaaaatatgtaatataaatcaaataaacaattCAAAAAGTAATACACTCCAccttttaaacaattaaaattgtCACGATTGTTCTATGATGTGAAAAACATCATCAAGATAGTTACGATCAATAAACCAACCATCTAAATATACTTCTAAAGTCATGAAAAAGATTGTGTAAATTCTGCGAAATGGTTGTAAAAAGTTCTTGAAACGAAAAAACTATTCACTTGCCTAATAAATCATTTCCAAATCTACAACTATATTTAATCTATAGACtctaaattaaatcattaatagaAATTGTGTAGaagaaataatataacataCCTATTTTATAGTTCactatcattaaaataaataaataataattggcTCATAccatcattaataatataatgcaACATGTCATTAGCCTAGTCATTAATgggattaattaatataatctaaCTTATTAAAGTTCATTCTTCATTTCTTAATCCAAGTTATTAGTGGTTAGTTAGGAGACtattaagaaaataacaatattttattttatccataCTATAAAATTAaccctttttattttaatgaacattataaaattatccCCTTTATTTGTTAAATGCCACCCATGAAAGTGATATCTTCCTTCTTCCGTCAACTTTAAtggataatatatattgttagagcccttaaatatataaataaatatatattataaacattaaGTTTATGCTcaattaaaactatatattaataaattaattttgtatatttatttgaactatttttaatattaatttaaaataataaacgtGAATCTCTTCTTATATATTCTGTAGCGAGCAATCcgtaaacaaaaaaaaatcatgattaaaaatgttaaagtttGAGTCTTAAGTTATTTAAAGTTTGTGTCATCAAATCACAAATAATTCCGATCAAGGTGGTCTACGAGATAATGTTAATGGGTGTTCCGATCCGGTAAGCCTCCTTGGATGTTTTCGAGTTGAAGAGAATAATTCGAACTGAGATTAGACAATCTTTCTGTATTCGCTCCGCCCTACAGCCTTGTGTCCCGGTCCTTGAAAGAGCGACGTCATCCGTCTAGTCTAGTCCCGACCAGATCATGTCCTTAAGCGAAATCTCTACCATGAAAGGAAAAAAGGTGTTATGTCATGaaatatttgttcaaattttatattaattataatttaaaaaatctgtAACATGGATGAAAAAACACTGACGTGGGCAAACGGAAAGTAAACAATTAACGGTAATTCTTATCTAGAATGCTATCTGACGTGGCTTGAAAAGAgcattgtaaaaaaataataattatttgttgtaaaataaagtaattaattattaatgtaaagcagaaagtgaaaaataaaataattaacaaattactAGCAGGTGGATTAGTTAGTCAACGTGTCCTCGACGTGGAcataataattatgtatttatatagaatcataatataatatattttttattttaaatttattcttaaaatcgGAACTCAAAATGTTCAATTATTCAAAATGTCgaatatgtttaataatattcaGCTTAGTGGAAtcgatttataaaatatgtttaattgatacaaattattatttaagtttattagttaaataaacccttaatatatctcaacttatttatttgtgataGTTATTACATGTTATTACTCATTTGAATCTCTAATTTTCTTATGTTATTTACGGGTTTTTTCTGAACTTGAACGAGGATGAGgcggggatgatatttgtgtccctgCTCCGATCTGTACCGATTTCACCCCGAatactataaacacaattaaatatgtaaaatcacttatatatttatttattaattatattttataagagttgtaactttatttctttataataatataaaatttcaatatattacaatatatattatattacaaaaaaaattaaataatattttataaaaaaaaattgtgccTCGCAGGGATTCTTCAAAACCGAACAAGACAGAgttgatattaaaaaatctcTGAAACAAAAATAGGACAGGAATGGACCACTCAATTGCCATCGCTAATCACGAGTCCACACATCACGACACCTAAACATCACATGATATGACATGACTCGACtcaaaaactattaattttttttttcacatttctCATTCCCCAAATTACTCACTTTATTCTCAAACTATcaatattctttaattataaatataaaaattgttgtttacatattaaacattaaaaaaaattggaatatttttgaataataattccATACCTTACTTAGATTTGTGTCTTTTTACTATGCATTTCAATGAATGGCTGTGTTGTGGATTAGAAATTTCAATTGACCCTTATAAGCTAGAACCTAGATTTATTAGAGAGGCAGAAATTTCAAAAATgcattaaatatgattaataaaaccaataaatatataacaactttttttcaaaataataatatgattagaagAGTAagagaatatttgaaattttgaaaggtTCAATTTGAGCTATTCTTGaaagatttgattttttcaatataattttaatcttatatactcatttataaacaaaaaataaaaaaaatattaaaggaaaattagttaaattgaattttttaaattttatttatatacaataattattgGTTAAAACTATTGATACATTGATGTGACCCTTGATTGTTCATGTGTATTGGATAAGAAGCTTTTCCCTTTCCACCTCATCCtttctttttataatatctcttttatgaaaaagttattttgtttaaatgattttaaattgtttttagattgaaaaaattataaaaatgagagtgaaacaaaaaaatatttagaaaaaataaaatattaaacattaaaaaataataaattagattatcTAAATAATGTCCAATCCAAATTACTATGTAGTgttcaatataaaaattagaatttcaaatttgatattaatataGTTTTTAAAGTCCTacaattaaattgaattatttaattcaacttattgataataacatatttttaaaaagcaaATCAAACAAGGGGCTTATATAATTCTCTATAGAGAGTAAATAGATCACATAGAAACTCTCTCTCTCCTCCGCCGCCTCCTCCGTCGCCGGCGCCGCCGTAGAACTCCGGCGAGCCTGAAATcctctgttttttttttcttcaaatttctcCATCTAAAGACTGAATATGGGCGGCAATTCTTCTTcatatcatcaaataaaggAGGAAGAAGAATCAACACCATTAAAATCCAACCTAGAAGACATACCAGAGAATTGCAAAGCCCTAATTCTCACCCACTTAAATCCAATCGAAATCTGCAATCTTTCATGCATGAATCGATCATTCCAAGCCGCTTCTTCTGCAAATTTCATTTGGGATCTTAAATTACCTTCTAATTATCAATTCATCGTTGATAAATTGGagaaagttaaattttttgATTTGGGGAAGAAGGAATTGTATGGTAGACTCTGTCAACACAACCCTTTTGATGGCGGCACTAGGGTATGTTCTTCTGATCATTCTctctatttctttttatatagtGGATTTTAAGGAAAATCCGACACTCGTTTTCATTCAAAACGCTTCCATTTGGATTTAGATTGAGATATCTTAAAAAgggtttatctttttaatttattgtagGAGATTTGGGTTGATAAAAAGACAGGGGGTGTTTGTTTGTTGATTTCTTCGATAGGTTTGGTGATTACCGGAGTTGATGATCGGAGATATTGGACACATATTCCGACCGATGAGTCTAGGTAAAAGATAATCTAAGCCGTTTCTTATACTAAATTATCTGTAAATAGTAGTGGTAGATGTAATTTAtctttagttttataatttttagataaaaacatatgttttagtaatttaattcaaatatatttttttatcaaactagCATAAATTGGTTATCTTATAATGTTGAAAATCAATTAAGTTCTAGATCTCCTCTTTTAATATAGCGACAAAAAATGTGAATATCTCTTAGTTCGAATCTTTAAGACGAAAAGTTTCACTCGCTGGGTTAAATTGACGAACCaacagttaaaaaaaataataataaaattttttagtgatttttatgtttataagttGGTTTTTAAGTTATAGGTTTAGCTCatatgtttattttctttttagtgaaaattgaatttgaaaattttgatttattatataatattttgttgttacTTAAAAGTTTGATAAAATTCAAAGATTTGCTCATTATTCTTTTTGTGATTCAATTCTTTCGATATTTAGAAAAggaaaatcaatttaaaataaatgagaattataacatttttagtaGTGacaataaacattttttttttattccgaTTAAATTAGAACGGTTTTAGTGAGaatcaaatttgaaattaaatattttttttatagataattaTTGACACTTAAACTACCTCATGATTCATTTTGAGTTACAATTCTTctaaaattgagaaaaataaaatcaattttaaaataaatgatggaATTCAAGACATTTTACAACTAACATAAAAATTGTAATACTAGATCAAATtagtagttaaaaataaaataaagataatgacTTGTTGTTGAGCTTAATTTTAGTAGTATAGCATGTGTACAGGTATATATGcccttttattatttatttgccttattctctttttaaattcattttgaatgaaaaaaatttcTATAACTTTTGACTTTTTGTTTTCTATATTAAACGTATATAACATAGGTTTGAAACAATTGCATATCTTCAACAAACATGGTGGCTCGAGATCGTAGGTGAATTAGACTTTCAGCTCCCTTCAGGCTCCTACAGCCTCTTTTTTCGACTTCAACTTGGGAAATCGGGGAAGAGGTTAGGAAGAAGAATTTGTAACATTGATCATATTCATGGTTGGGATATTAAGCCCGTGATTTTTCAACTCACAACATCTGACGGTCAGTGTTCAATTTCTCGATGTTTCTTAGATAATCCAGGGAATTGGGTGCGTTATCGTGTTGGGGATTTTGTAGTTTCGAGGCCCGATCAGTCTACGAAGATAAAATTTTCGTTGAGACAGATTGATTGTACTCATACAAAAGGAGGGTTGTGTATAGACTCGGTTTTCATATGCCCAAATTATTTAGGTTAAGCTATTAAGATTAGTTTGCTAGATATGTCAAAATAGTGCTAGCTTACTCTTTTTGTATAACTTTTTgacattaatacaaataatgtaTGGAAAAagtcttaatatatatatatatatatatatattatattatatgaattttgTTTAGTGTAACCAGAGCCGGCCCTAGGGTAAGCCCTGGAAGTCCCGGGTTAGGGTAACCTGCTCTCTAGGGCagctcatttattaaaataaaaaagacgtttttaatattttttaaccaagAATAGATTTAGCCTATCGGTTTAGGATGTAAACAAAAGAATTTTATCTGTTCATAGTTCTAATCTCaccaaaaagaaaaattattattttttttagctgTCAAAATTGTCGTTTGTTTGAGGCTGTCGCAACCCAAAACATGGGCGGCTAGTGTAACctaaagattttttttcataatattgcaaaatcacaataaaataatttgtaaactAGTTCATTTTAGCGagatactttatttttttattttttttaaattaaagtttattctCTTCGAAAAGATAACACATTCTTTCACTTTAATTTAACTTAggacattataataataatcgaAAAATA includes:
- the LOC124943971 gene encoding F-box protein PP2-A13-like, which gives rise to MGGNSSSYHQIKEEEESTPLKSNLEDIPENCKALILTHLNPIEICNLSCMNRSFQAASSANFIWDLKLPSNYQFIVDKLEKVKFFDLGKKELYGRLCQHNPFDGGTREIWVDKKTGGVCLLISSIGLVITGVDDRRYWTHIPTDESRFETIAYLQQTWWLEIVGELDFQLPSGSYSLFFRLQLGKSGKRLGRRICNIDHIHGWDIKPVIFQLTTSDGQCSISRCFLDNPGNWVRYRVGDFVVSRPDQSTKIKFSLRQIDCTHTKGGLCIDSVFICPNYLG